One genomic segment of Paenibacillus sp. FSL H8-0332 includes these proteins:
- a CDS encoding MFS transporter, whose translation MRFMQAYPKEIKVFLIASLINATGSALMWPLVTMYVFDELGRSMKDAGIVLLVQSLGGIAGQLLGGSLYHKVGVNRLIVGALAMNALTLFALPWASGSWSIFIIVMGMMGLFNSLSLPAIQAFIGFRFAEQRAELFNIIYVANNIGVALGTALSGFLGNYMLSFVLNGVTSAVFACFFFVYLRKVGAAPAHSTLSKKQPQNEVSGWRLLGHIRIYLFMAVGSLFLLIGNSIWNSGVSPFIISEGWSKQLYGFLWTLNGVLIFAAQPLVSLIKRWFAQTSTAQMTASAVFYLGGYAVILFMPSYPGMLLGMVLATLGEMLISPAMPSFISEHTQRSAPFYLGLSGGIGAIGRVIGPYLMGVQFDRGGLAPTGWLACGMAVLSVGFFAVHAYVNRSAVQPERRTA comes from the coding sequence ATGAGATTCATGCAGGCCTATCCGAAGGAAATTAAAGTATTTTTGATTGCCAGTCTTATTAATGCTACCGGCAGTGCACTGATGTGGCCGCTGGTTACAATGTATGTATTCGATGAACTGGGGCGCAGTATGAAGGACGCGGGAATCGTTCTGCTGGTGCAGTCGCTCGGCGGGATTGCCGGACAGCTGCTGGGCGGTTCGTTGTACCATAAGGTAGGGGTCAACCGCCTGATTGTCGGCGCTCTGGCCATGAATGCCCTGACGCTGTTTGCCCTCCCGTGGGCGAGCGGAAGCTGGAGCATATTCATTATCGTGATGGGTATGATGGGATTGTTCAACTCCCTGTCCCTCCCGGCCATTCAGGCGTTTATCGGCTTCCGGTTCGCGGAGCAGCGCGCGGAGTTGTTCAATATCATCTATGTTGCCAATAATATAGGGGTAGCTCTGGGAACCGCGCTGAGCGGCTTCCTGGGTAATTATATGCTGAGCTTTGTGCTGAACGGGGTCACCTCGGCGGTGTTCGCCTGCTTCTTCTTCGTCTATCTGCGCAAGGTAGGGGCGGCACCGGCTCATAGCACATTATCGAAAAAGCAACCGCAGAATGAAGTGTCGGGCTGGAGACTCCTCGGCCATATACGGATCTATCTGTTCATGGCGGTGGGCTCGCTGTTCCTGCTGATCGGCAATTCGATCTGGAATAGCGGAGTCTCGCCGTTCATTATCTCGGAAGGCTGGTCGAAGCAGCTATACGGCTTCCTCTGGACGCTGAACGGTGTGCTGATCTTCGCGGCGCAGCCGCTGGTCAGCCTGATCAAACGCTGGTTCGCGCAGACTTCAACCGCGCAGATGACAGCAAGCGCCGTCTTTTACCTGGGCGGGTATGCTGTAATTCTGTTTATGCCAAGCTATCCGGGGATGCTGCTGGGTATGGTGCTGGCTACCCTTGGGGAGATGCTGATCTCTCCGGCGATGCCATCCTTCATCTCGGAGCATACCCAGCGCAGCGCGCCGTTCTATCTCGGGCTTAGCGGCGGGATTGGCGCAATCGGCCGTGTCATCGGGCCTTATCTGATGGGCGTTCAGTTCGACAGGGGCGGTCTTGCGCCAACGGGCTGGCTCGCTTGCGGCATGGCCGTGCTGTCTGTAGGATTCTTCGCGGTCCACGCCTATGTGAACCGTTCAGCTGTACAGCCTGAGCGCAGGACTGCATAA
- a CDS encoding GNAT family N-acetyltransferase: MQPINRDAALLIRPSEIRDARELIVLDNMIWTENTTPGPLMWRSREDYLLHAPPGSQLVALQDGELCGYVGFGCPSGMESNRHVCEVNIAVHPRFQRLGVGSQLIAEIKRHAAGHGIRKLRLRVLSCNTPALQFYRKCGFEEEGRLREEFYLGGRYVDEVFMSCWLTGGEGDGD; encoded by the coding sequence ATGCAACCAATTAACAGAGATGCTGCGCTGCTTATCCGGCCTTCCGAAATCAGGGATGCCCGTGAGCTGATCGTGCTGGATAATATGATCTGGACGGAGAATACAACCCCGGGTCCGCTGATGTGGCGCTCGCGGGAGGACTATCTGCTGCATGCGCCGCCCGGCTCCCAGCTTGTAGCCTTGCAGGACGGGGAGCTATGCGGTTATGTCGGCTTCGGCTGTCCCAGCGGGATGGAGAGCAACCGCCATGTATGCGAGGTGAATATCGCTGTGCACCCGCGCTTTCAGCGGCTGGGTGTAGGCAGCCAGTTGATCGCTGAGATCAAGCGCCATGCTGCGGGGCATGGCATCCGCAAGCTGCGGCTGCGTGTGCTCTCCTGCAATACACCGGCGCTCCAGTTCTACCGTAAATGCGGATTCGAGGAAGAGGGGCGGCTGCGGGAGGAATTCTATCTGGGTGGACGTTATGTAGATGAAGTATTTATGAGCTGCTGGCTGACGGGAGGAGAAGGGGATGGAGACTGA
- a CDS encoding GNAT family protein: MFNYVIDEELKLKLLMPEHARQMFALVERSRHRLRQWLPWVDGVAEQAHLTTFIKNSVKQGIDNGGFTAGLWVREELAGIIGYHEIDWHNRSVGIGYWLGEGYEGQGYMTSACRVFVDYALLELELNRIEIRCATGNMASRAIPERLGFIFEGVIRQAEKLPAGYVNHAVYGLLRSEWKLLG, from the coding sequence ATGTTTAATTATGTTATAGATGAAGAGCTGAAGCTGAAGCTGCTCATGCCGGAGCATGCCCGTCAGATGTTCGCCCTGGTGGAACGCTCCCGCCACCGGCTCAGGCAGTGGTTGCCTTGGGTGGATGGCGTAGCCGAACAAGCGCATCTTACCACGTTCATCAAGAACTCCGTGAAGCAGGGCATTGATAACGGCGGCTTCACCGCCGGACTGTGGGTCCGGGAGGAATTGGCCGGAATTATCGGCTATCACGAGATTGACTGGCATAACCGCTCGGTCGGCATCGGCTACTGGCTGGGCGAAGGCTATGAGGGACAAGGCTATATGACCAGTGCCTGCCGCGTCTTTGTCGATTATGCCCTGCTGGAGCTGGAGCTCAACCGCATCGAGATCCGCTGTGCCACAGGCAACATGGCCAGCAGAGCGATCCCCGAACGGCTGGGATTCATCTTCGAAGGGGTCATCCGCCAGGCCGAGAAGCTGCCTGCCGGTTATGTGAACCACGCAGTGTACGGCCTGCTGCGCAGCGAATGGAAGCTGCTGGGCTGA
- a CDS encoding formate/nitrite transporter family protein has translation MAYNKPQGIAEVTVENGVKKAHNPLSTVLILGFLGGAFIALGFLLDIRVIAGAPAEWGSIANFIGAAVFPVGLILVLLAGGELLTGNMMAVPLAFIAKKISFWEVIKNLVLITLSNLAGALFVAYFFGHIVGLTSDGVYLEKLVSMAEHKIDATFLQAFISGIGCNWLVALAVWLSYGADNFSGKILGIWFPTMAFVAIGFQHVVANMFLIPAAIFEGHFTWSQYVANFVPVWLGNLTGGAIFVAAAYWMAYLRKEPGAVNSATGIPAAGLKKHA, from the coding sequence ATGGCTTATAACAAACCGCAGGGAATCGCTGAAGTGACGGTAGAGAACGGAGTTAAGAAGGCACATAATCCGCTCAGCACTGTACTCATTCTTGGTTTTCTGGGAGGAGCGTTTATCGCGCTCGGATTTTTGCTGGATATTCGTGTCATTGCAGGTGCTCCTGCCGAGTGGGGATCAATTGCCAACTTCATCGGGGCTGCGGTGTTCCCGGTCGGACTGATCCTGGTGCTGCTTGCGGGCGGGGAGCTGCTGACAGGGAATATGATGGCTGTGCCGCTGGCTTTTATTGCGAAGAAGATTTCCTTCTGGGAAGTCATTAAGAACCTGGTGCTGATTACACTCAGCAACCTGGCAGGCGCCTTGTTCGTCGCTTATTTCTTCGGTCACATCGTTGGCCTTACATCAGATGGTGTGTATCTGGAGAAGCTGGTAAGTATGGCGGAGCATAAGATCGATGCTACGTTCCTGCAGGCTTTTATCTCCGGGATCGGCTGTAACTGGCTCGTAGCGCTGGCGGTATGGCTGTCGTACGGGGCAGATAATTTCAGCGGCAAAATCCTCGGTATCTGGTTCCCGACCATGGCGTTTGTGGCCATCGGCTTCCAGCACGTTGTAGCTAACATGTTCCTTATCCCTGCTGCGATCTTCGAAGGACATTTCACCTGGAGCCAGTATGTGGCCAACTTCGTTCCGGTCTGGCTGGGCAATCTGACGGGCGGCGCGATCTTCGTGGCTGCGGCGTACTGGATGGCTTATCTGCGCAAGGAGCCGGGTGCTGTGAACTCGGCCACGGGCATCCCTGCTGCGGGCTTGAAGAAACATGCTTAA
- a CDS encoding DUF2164 family protein: protein MQPVKLPKEQREIITENIRAYFEAERGETIGHLAADNLLEFFLKELGPAIYNGALSDCRTLTLQRMQALEDDIYALEWQKR from the coding sequence ATGCAACCGGTAAAACTGCCTAAAGAGCAGCGGGAAATAATTACGGAGAATATCCGTGCCTACTTCGAGGCGGAGCGCGGGGAAACGATCGGCCACCTGGCCGCAGACAATCTATTGGAGTTCTTCCTGAAGGAGCTGGGACCGGCGATCTATAACGGGGCGCTTAGCGACTGCCGCACGCTTACCCTCCAGCGCATGCAGGCACTAGAGGATGATATCTACGCCCTGGAGTGGCAGAAGCGTTAG
- a CDS encoding formate--tetrahydrofolate ligase yields MRLITEVASAAGIKEEHLELYGKYKSKLAPSLWAELKHQPDGKLVLVTAMNPTPAGEGKTLTTIGLAQAMNAAGVRTVAALREPSLGPCLGMKGGATGGGKAQIVPADEINLHFTGDIHAVTSAHNLLSAMIDNHMFQGNSLGLDPQRIVWKRVMDMNDRSLRNIVTGIGDGNGTVRESGFQITTASEIMAVLCLCSDLADLKQRLSRILVGYDHAGQPVTAQAIGAVEAMTALLKEAVKPNLVQTLEGTPVIVHGGPFANIAHGCSSVIGTRYALKLGDVVVTEAGFGADLGAEKFMDIKCRQAGLAPAAAVLVVTVKSLKYNGGVRKEELHQGNQPALLSGLSNMERHIENLRKFGVPVLVALNHFEGDAPAEVNEVLEACGRLGVPAAVSKVWAEGSAGGQELAKELMKLLDREEPVQYAPLYEDHLDISSKINRIVTEIYRGAGVAFSPAAKRSLAIIDRLGLHHLQVCMAKTPYSFSDQPRLLGAPEGFTMGVRDITLSLGAGFAVVITGNIVTMPGLPAKPAAEGILVDEDGVISGLE; encoded by the coding sequence ATGAGGTTAATTACAGAGGTAGCATCGGCAGCGGGGATCAAGGAAGAGCATTTGGAACTGTACGGCAAATATAAAAGCAAGCTGGCGCCCTCGCTCTGGGCAGAGCTGAAGCACCAACCGGACGGCAAGCTGGTTCTGGTTACCGCGATGAATCCTACACCGGCAGGTGAAGGCAAGACGCTGACGACGATTGGACTCGCCCAGGCGATGAATGCGGCGGGTGTGCGGACGGTAGCTGCGCTGCGTGAACCCTCGCTTGGTCCCTGCCTGGGGATGAAGGGCGGAGCGACCGGGGGCGGCAAGGCGCAGATCGTTCCGGCAGATGAGATTAACCTGCATTTTACAGGGGATATCCATGCAGTGACGTCAGCGCACAACCTGCTCTCGGCGATGATCGACAATCATATGTTCCAGGGCAATAGCCTGGGGCTTGATCCGCAGCGGATCGTCTGGAAAAGGGTTATGGATATGAATGACCGCAGCCTGCGGAATATCGTGACCGGCATTGGCGACGGCAACGGAACTGTGCGGGAGAGCGGTTTTCAGATTACAACAGCCTCCGAGATTATGGCCGTGCTCTGCCTGTGCAGCGACCTTGCAGATCTGAAGCAGCGCCTCAGCCGTATTCTGGTCGGGTATGACCATGCGGGTCAGCCGGTAACCGCACAGGCGATTGGAGCCGTGGAGGCGATGACTGCGCTGCTGAAGGAAGCCGTGAAGCCGAATCTGGTGCAGACGCTGGAAGGAACCCCGGTCATTGTGCATGGCGGCCCGTTCGCCAATATTGCCCATGGCTGCAGCAGTGTGATCGGAACCCGCTACGCGCTGAAACTGGGCGATGTGGTGGTGACAGAGGCAGGCTTCGGCGCGGACCTGGGCGCGGAGAAATTCATGGATATCAAATGCCGCCAGGCCGGGCTTGCTCCAGCGGCTGCTGTCCTGGTGGTGACGGTGAAGTCGCTGAAATACAACGGCGGCGTCCGCAAGGAAGAGCTGCATCAGGGCAACCAGCCGGCGCTGCTCTCCGGATTGTCCAATATGGAGCGGCATATTGAGAATCTGCGCAAGTTCGGCGTGCCTGTGCTGGTGGCGCTGAATCATTTTGAAGGGGATGCCCCTGCTGAAGTGAATGAGGTGCTGGAGGCCTGCGGACGGCTGGGGGTACCTGCTGCGGTATCCAAGGTATGGGCGGAGGGAAGTGCGGGCGGACAGGAGCTGGCTAAGGAGCTGATGAAGCTGCTGGACCGAGAGGAGCCTGTGCAGTACGCACCGCTGTATGAAGACCACCTGGATATTTCGTCCAAAATCAACCGCATCGTCACGGAGATCTACCGTGGAGCGGGAGTAGCCTTCTCTCCGGCCGCCAAGCGCAGCCTGGCTATTATTGACCGGCTGGGCCTGCACCATCTTCAGGTCTGCATGGCCAAAACCCCGTACTCCTTCTCGGATCAGCCCCGGCTGCTCGGAGCCCCGGAAGGCTTCACCATGGGCGTCCGGGACATCACCCTGTCCCTCGGGGCGGGATTCGCAGTAGTGATCACCGGGAACATAGTCACAATGCCGGGCCTCCCCGCCAAGCCGGCGGCAGAAGGCATACTGGTGGATGAGGATGGCGTAATTTCGGGTCTTGAATAA
- a CDS encoding MFS transporter, whose protein sequence is MRENLGKQLSFTSLKWFNFFVYGTVVLFTSFFPLYLQDVGMNKLEIGSLMSVGALVSIIANPFWGIWSDRYQNIRRIVLVMLTGTLVLSQLVFQANTYEMIYISILFFYFFQGPLFAQSNTMILSYIDGTSRSFGSFRLWGSLGWALTAILAGPVIEWAGISVLSYLFASLLCAAMIALITLPKLDHSIGIAPLPFKGMRQIFYNPFFLCFIVFGILVSIPNTMNNTFVSLYITELGGSKTMIGLAVFLSSILEMGVLLLCNYVLRRKVSVLLASLTLVSALFFLRWWLMADATTPLQVALIQVLHSITFGGFFYVGTQLTMLLVPRPYRSSGQALYTLTWSGMSGILGGVFGGWMYQTLGAQTMYQSGALLALFGAIGFGIMWLTVIRGGYHPPADPEDELAED, encoded by the coding sequence TTGCGGGAGAATCTCGGTAAGCAGCTGTCTTTCACCTCTCTGAAATGGTTCAACTTCTTCGTATATGGAACGGTTGTCCTCTTCACCAGCTTCTTTCCCTTATATCTGCAGGATGTGGGGATGAATAAGCTGGAGATCGGGAGCCTGATGTCTGTAGGCGCACTGGTATCCATTATTGCCAACCCCTTCTGGGGCATCTGGAGTGACCGGTATCAGAATATCCGGCGGATTGTCCTCGTCATGCTGACGGGAACGCTCGTCTTATCCCAGCTTGTCTTTCAGGCCAATACATATGAAATGATCTACATATCCATCCTGTTCTTCTATTTCTTCCAGGGGCCGCTGTTCGCCCAGAGCAACACGATGATTCTCAGCTATATTGACGGAACCAGCCGCAGTTTTGGCTCTTTCCGGCTGTGGGGGTCGCTCGGGTGGGCACTCACTGCCATACTTGCCGGACCTGTGATTGAATGGGCCGGCATCTCTGTGCTGTCTTATCTGTTTGCGTCACTGCTCTGTGCGGCGATGATTGCACTGATCACTCTGCCGAAGCTGGACCATTCGATCGGAATCGCCCCCTTGCCCTTCAAAGGAATGCGTCAGATCTTCTATAATCCGTTCTTCCTGTGCTTCATCGTATTCGGCATCCTGGTCTCGATCCCGAATACAATGAATAACACCTTTGTGTCACTGTACATCACAGAGCTGGGCGGAAGCAAGACCATGATCGGTCTCGCTGTGTTCCTGTCCTCCATTCTGGAGATGGGTGTGCTGCTCCTGTGCAATTACGTTCTCCGGCGCAAAGTCTCAGTCCTGCTGGCCTCGCTCACGTTGGTCAGCGCGCTGTTTTTCCTGCGGTGGTGGCTGATGGCCGATGCAACGACCCCGCTGCAAGTCGCACTTATTCAGGTGCTGCACTCCATTACCTTCGGCGGCTTCTTCTATGTCGGAACCCAGTTGACCATGCTGCTGGTGCCAAGGCCCTACCGTTCGTCGGGACAGGCTCTCTACACGCTCACCTGGAGCGGAATGTCCGGCATTCTCGGCGGAGTCTTCGGCGGCTGGATGTATCAGACCCTTGGCGCGCAGACGATGTATCAATCCGGTGCGCTCCTGGCCCTGTTCGGGGCCATCGGCTTCGGAATCATGTGGCTCACCGTCATTCGCGGCGGCTACCACCCTCCGGCTGATCCCGAGGATGAGCTGGCAGAAGACTAG
- a CDS encoding glutathione peroxidase, with protein sequence MSIYSFAGVTPSGTEVPFKDYEGKVLLIANTASKCGLTPQYGDLQKLYEQYGDQGLVVLGFPCNQFAGQEPGTSEEAESFCQINYGVTFPVFAKVDVNGPDASLLFQYLKGQQPGDGESSDIQWNFTKFLVDRSGNVAARVEPKESPESMKGLIESLL encoded by the coding sequence ATGTCGATTTATAGTTTTGCCGGAGTGACGCCTTCGGGTACAGAAGTGCCGTTTAAGGATTATGAGGGCAAGGTGCTGCTGATCGCCAATACGGCCAGCAAGTGCGGACTGACCCCGCAATACGGAGATTTACAGAAGCTGTACGAGCAGTACGGGGACCAGGGGCTGGTGGTGCTGGGCTTTCCGTGCAACCAGTTTGCCGGTCAGGAGCCGGGCACAAGCGAGGAAGCGGAGTCCTTTTGCCAGATTAACTATGGGGTTACGTTCCCGGTGTTCGCCAAGGTTGATGTGAATGGTCCGGACGCGAGCCTGCTGTTTCAATATTTGAAGGGCCAGCAGCCGGGTGACGGCGAGAGCAGTGATATCCAGTGGAACTTCACGAAGTTCCTGGTGGACCGCAGCGGCAATGTAGCGGCCCGTGTCGAGCCGAAGGAATCACCGGAGAGCATGAAGGGGCTTATCGAATCCCTGCTGTAA
- a CDS encoding glutamine--tRNA ligase/YqeY domain fusion protein, whose amino-acid sequence MENQGTPSNFIKNVITEDLRSGKVKEVVTRFPPEPNGYLHIGHAKAIWINFTLADEFGGKTHLRFDDTNPLKEDTEYVNSIQEDVKWLGYEWEELRFASDYFGEMYARAELLIKKGKAYVDDLSAEQIREFRGTLTEPGKNSPYRERGAEENLDLFHRMKAGEFKDGEKVLRAKIDMSSPNINLRDPVIYRISHTHHHNTGDAWCIYPMYTFAHPLEDAIEHVTHSLCSLEFEDQRPFYDWVVAECDMEAAPHQYEFGRLNLAQTVTSKRKLKLLVDEGHVDGWDDPRMPTISGLRRRGYTPEAIRSFVHETGISKSQGLVDLQMLEHFIREDLKLTVPRTMSVLRPLKVVITNYPEGETEYFEIENNVENPEMGNRQIPFSREIYIERDDFMEVPPNKYFRLFPGNEVRLKNAYFIKCNDFIKDENGEVVELHCTYDPETKSGSGFTGRKVKGTLHWVDAGQAVPAEFRLYEPLISAEEAETDAEVEGLEASADKPEPTFLDQLNPKSIEILQGFVEPGLKDSVAQDKFQFFRHGYFNVDSKYSSPEHLVFNLIVSLKSSFQPKKG is encoded by the coding sequence GTGGAGAACCAGGGTACACCCTCCAATTTCATTAAGAACGTCATTACCGAAGATCTCCGCTCGGGTAAGGTTAAGGAAGTCGTCACCCGCTTTCCGCCGGAGCCGAACGGTTATTTACATATCGGACATGCCAAGGCGATCTGGATTAACTTCACACTGGCGGATGAGTTCGGCGGCAAGACCCATCTGAGATTCGATGACACGAATCCTCTCAAGGAAGATACCGAATACGTCAACTCCATCCAGGAGGATGTGAAATGGCTCGGGTATGAATGGGAGGAGCTGCGGTTTGCCTCGGATTATTTCGGGGAGATGTATGCGCGGGCCGAACTGCTGATCAAGAAGGGCAAGGCCTACGTCGATGATCTCAGCGCCGAGCAGATCCGTGAATTCCGGGGAACGCTGACGGAGCCGGGGAAGAACAGCCCTTACCGCGAACGGGGGGCAGAAGAGAACCTTGATCTGTTCCACCGCATGAAGGCGGGAGAATTCAAGGACGGCGAGAAGGTTCTGCGCGCCAAAATTGACATGTCCTCTCCTAACATCAATCTGCGTGACCCGGTCATTTACCGGATCTCCCACACTCATCACCACAATACGGGCGACGCATGGTGCATTTATCCGATGTATACCTTCGCACATCCGCTGGAGGATGCCATTGAGCATGTCACCCATTCCCTCTGTTCCCTGGAGTTCGAGGACCAGCGCCCGTTCTATGACTGGGTTGTCGCGGAATGTGACATGGAGGCTGCGCCGCATCAATATGAATTCGGACGCCTTAATCTGGCCCAGACCGTTACGAGCAAGCGCAAGCTGAAGCTGCTGGTCGATGAAGGCCATGTGGACGGCTGGGATGATCCCCGCATGCCGACCATCTCCGGGCTGCGCCGCCGCGGTTATACGCCGGAGGCCATCCGCAGCTTCGTGCATGAGACCGGTATCTCTAAGAGCCAGGGGCTCGTGGACCTGCAGATGCTGGAGCACTTCATCCGTGAAGATCTCAAGCTGACGGTTCCCCGGACAATGTCTGTGCTGCGGCCGCTTAAGGTAGTTATTACGAATTATCCCGAAGGCGAGACCGAATACTTCGAAATTGAGAACAATGTGGAGAACCCGGAGATGGGCAACCGCCAGATTCCGTTCTCCCGTGAGATCTATATTGAACGCGATGACTTCATGGAGGTTCCGCCGAATAAGTATTTCCGCTTGTTCCCCGGCAATGAAGTGCGCCTCAAGAATGCTTATTTCATCAAGTGCAACGACTTCATCAAGGACGAGAACGGCGAAGTGGTGGAGCTGCACTGCACCTATGATCCTGAGACGAAGAGCGGCAGCGGGTTCACCGGCCGCAAGGTTAAGGGAACGCTGCATTGGGTAGATGCTGGACAGGCTGTACCGGCGGAATTCCGTCTTTATGAGCCGCTGATCTCTGCTGAAGAGGCGGAGACGGATGCCGAAGTAGAAGGTCTGGAAGCTTCCGCTGACAAGCCGGAGCCAACCTTCCTGGATCAGCTGAACCCGAAGTCCATCGAGATCCTGCAGGGCTTCGTGGAGCCTGGGCTGAAGGATAGTGTGGCTCAGGATAAGTTCCAGTTCTTCCGTCACGGGTACTTCAACGTAGACAGCAAGTATTCGTCGCCGGAGCATCTGGTGTTCAATCTGATTGTATCCCTCAAAAGCTCCTTCCAGCCCAAGAAAGGCTAG
- a CDS encoding FAD-dependent oxidoreductase — MKVAVIGCTHAGTAAIVNTAQLYPDAQITVYERNDNISFLSCGIALYVGGVVKDPQGLFYSSPEQLAALGVQTKMRHEVINVDTARKTLKARNLVTGEEMEDTFDKLIMTTGSWPIVPKLEGIDMEGILLSKNYNHSNTIIEEAQKVNRITVVGAGYIGVELVEAFQMNGKEVTLIDGEDRILSKYLDEEFTAPIQQSLEDHGIKLALGEKVASFAGENGRVTKVITSKGEHETDLVILCIGFRPNTELLKGQVDMLPNGAIMVNDYMQTSLPDVYAAGDSCAIHYNPTGKHAYIPLATNAVRMGTLVARNLVSNTIPYMGTQGTSGIKIYEDNIAGTGLTEEAAAAEGMNTESVMLIDNYRPEFMPTFEQVQVKVVFDRATRRILGAQIMSKMDLTQSINTVSVCIQNKMTVDQLAFIDFFFQPHYNKPWNFLNTAGLQALPKLAAVKEPVHV, encoded by the coding sequence ATGAAAGTAGCAGTCATTGGATGTACCCACGCCGGAACGGCCGCCATTGTAAATACCGCACAGTTATACCCGGATGCACAGATTACGGTGTATGAGCGCAACGATAATATCTCATTCCTGTCTTGCGGCATTGCCTTATACGTTGGCGGTGTGGTCAAGGACCCGCAGGGACTATTCTATTCCTCCCCGGAACAGCTGGCCGCGCTGGGAGTGCAGACGAAGATGCGCCATGAGGTAATCAACGTGGACACCGCCCGCAAAACCCTGAAAGCCCGCAACCTCGTGACCGGCGAGGAAATGGAAGATACTTTTGACAAATTGATTATGACTACAGGCTCATGGCCGATTGTGCCTAAGCTCGAAGGAATAGACATGGAGGGCATCCTGCTCTCGAAGAATTACAATCACTCCAACACCATTATCGAAGAAGCGCAGAAGGTGAACAGAATCACTGTGGTCGGTGCCGGATATATCGGGGTTGAGCTGGTGGAAGCTTTTCAGATGAATGGCAAGGAAGTTACGCTGATTGATGGGGAAGACCGCATCCTGAGCAAATATCTTGATGAAGAGTTCACCGCACCGATCCAGCAGTCGCTTGAGGATCACGGCATTAAGCTGGCGCTGGGCGAGAAGGTCGCCTCCTTCGCAGGGGAGAACGGCAGAGTGACCAAGGTGATTACGAGCAAGGGTGAACATGAGACGGATCTGGTCATTCTCTGCATTGGCTTCCGTCCGAATACCGAGCTGCTGAAGGGTCAAGTGGATATGCTGCCGAACGGCGCGATTATGGTCAACGATTATATGCAGACCAGCCTGCCGGATGTCTATGCTGCCGGTGACAGCTGCGCGATTCATTACAATCCAACTGGTAAACACGCATATATCCCGCTGGCCACCAACGCAGTGCGTATGGGAACCCTGGTCGCCCGCAATCTGGTCTCGAACACGATCCCTTACATGGGGACGCAAGGAACGTCGGGCATCAAGATCTATGAGGACAATATTGCCGGAACCGGACTGACGGAAGAGGCTGCCGCAGCCGAGGGAATGAATACGGAAAGTGTGATGCTGATTGACAACTACCGTCCGGAGTTCATGCCAACCTTCGAGCAGGTTCAGGTAAAAGTGGTCTTTGACCGTGCCACCCGCCGCATTCTGGGCGCGCAGATTATGTCCAAGATGGATCTGACGCAGTCGATCAATACTGTATCGGTCTGCATCCAGAATAAGATGACCGTTGACCAGCTGGCCTTCATCGACTTCTTCTTCCAGCCGCATTACAACAAGCCTTGGAACTTCTTGAACACCGCAGGCCTCCAGGCTCTGCCGAAACTGGCTGCAGTCAAAGAACCTGTACATGTATAA
- a CDS encoding MOSC domain-containing protein codes for METELKMQVVSLNVGKPKTVEYRGKPLDTGIYKLPVAGPLALRAGGFTGDGQADLVNHGGPDKAVCVYPVEHYAHWEERLGRKLEYSAFGENITARGLLETEVCIGDIFEIGTALLEVSQPRFPCFKLTQKHGPADMPAQVLSTGYSGFYLRVLREGSLAAGDLIVKLESGAGRIPVRQVLYSMEHGRKDHTGLAELAGLDSLAAGLRERFRGWLEAAEK; via the coding sequence ATGGAGACTGAGCTGAAGATGCAAGTCGTCTCACTGAATGTAGGCAAGCCGAAGACGGTGGAATACCGTGGTAAGCCGCTGGACACCGGAATCTACAAGCTGCCGGTAGCGGGGCCGCTTGCGCTTCGGGCTGGAGGGTTCACCGGGGACGGGCAAGCGGATCTGGTCAACCACGGAGGGCCCGACAAGGCGGTCTGCGTCTATCCGGTGGAGCATTATGCCCACTGGGAGGAGCGGCTTGGCCGGAAGCTGGAGTATTCCGCCTTCGGCGAGAATATCACGGCGCGCGGACTGCTGGAGACCGAGGTATGTATCGGGGATATTTTTGAGATCGGTACAGCACTGCTGGAGGTCAGCCAGCCGCGCTTCCCTTGCTTCAAGCTCACGCAGAAGCATGGACCGGCGGATATGCCGGCCCAGGTGCTGTCCACCGGTTACAGTGGCTTCTACCTCCGCGTGCTGCGCGAGGGCAGCCTTGCAGCCGGGGACCTGATCGTGAAGCTGGAGAGCGGAGCAGGCCGTATCCCGGTGAGACAGGTCCTGTACTCGATGGAGCACGGGCGCAAGGATCATACCGGACTCGCGGAGCTGGCCGGACTGGATAGCCTTGCGGCTGGCCTCCGGGAGCGGTTCCGGGGCTGGCTGGAGGCTGCGGAGAAGTAG